A window of the Streptomyces sp. JB150 genome harbors these coding sequences:
- a CDS encoding ribose-5-phosphate isomerase, whose translation MRVYLGSDHAGFELKNHLVEWLKAAGHDPVDCGPHIYDAQDDYPPFCLRAAEKTAADPDSLGIVIGGSGNGEQIAANKVKGVRAALAWSEETAALGRQHNNANVVAVGARMHTQEEATKFVEVFLGTPFSGDERHIRRIDMLAGYETTGELPPIPAHHPQQD comes from the coding sequence ATGCGCGTGTATCTCGGCTCGGACCATGCCGGCTTCGAACTCAAGAACCACCTCGTCGAATGGCTCAAAGCGGCGGGTCACGACCCCGTCGACTGCGGCCCGCACATCTACGACGCCCAGGACGACTACCCGCCCTTCTGCCTCCGCGCCGCGGAGAAGACCGCCGCGGACCCCGACTCCCTCGGCATCGTGATCGGCGGCTCCGGCAACGGCGAGCAGATCGCCGCGAACAAGGTCAAGGGCGTCCGTGCCGCCCTCGCCTGGAGCGAGGAGACGGCGGCGCTGGGCCGCCAGCACAACAACGCCAACGTCGTGGCCGTCGGCGCGCGCATGCACACCCAGGAGGAGGCGACCAAGTTCGTCGAGGTCTTCCTGGGCACCCCGTTCTCCGGTGACGAGCGCCACATCCGCCGCATCGACATGCTGGCCGGGTACGAGACCACGGGCGAGCTGCCGCCGATCCCGGCGCACCACCCGCAGCAGGACTGA
- a CDS encoding amino acid permease, giving the protein MTSQPTLRKADNGHGGPGGTGNPGSGSGLQAGLKNRHLSMIAIGGVIGAGLFVGSSSGIATAGPGILLSYALVGTLVVLVMRMLGEMSAANPTSGSFSAHADRALGPWAGFSIGWLYWFFWVVVLAVEATAGAVILEGWVPAVPQWAWALIVMVVLTGTNLVSVGSYGEFEFWFAGIKVVAIGAFIVIGGLAVFGVLPGVDSEQAGLSNLTAHGGFLPNGPGAILTGVLLVVFSFMGSEIATLAAGESEDPQRAVTKSTNSIIWRIAVFYLGSILVVVSLLPWDSKSIQDKGSYVAALDSLGIAHAGQIMNFIVLTSVLSCLNSGLYTASRMAFSLGERGDAPKSFAKTTERGVPRTAILVSVVFGFVAVFFNYKFPDSVFLFLVNSSGAVALFVWLVICFSQLRMRKIIQAEAPEKLVVRMWLYPYLTWATAALIVFVLGYMLTDTEHDGRRTVLLSLLVAGVVLAIAVVRQKLGSGRERQRDEVTSG; this is encoded by the coding sequence ATGACTTCGCAGCCGACCCTGAGGAAGGCCGACAACGGCCACGGAGGCCCCGGAGGAACCGGCAACCCCGGATCCGGTTCCGGACTCCAGGCAGGGCTCAAGAACCGCCATCTGTCGATGATCGCCATCGGCGGTGTCATCGGTGCCGGACTCTTCGTGGGGTCCTCGTCCGGTATCGCCACCGCCGGCCCCGGCATCCTCCTCTCGTACGCGCTCGTCGGCACGCTCGTGGTGCTGGTGATGCGCATGCTCGGTGAGATGTCGGCCGCCAACCCGACGTCCGGCTCCTTCTCCGCGCACGCCGACCGCGCGCTCGGGCCGTGGGCCGGCTTCTCCATCGGCTGGCTCTACTGGTTCTTCTGGGTCGTGGTGCTCGCGGTCGAGGCGACCGCCGGTGCCGTGATCCTGGAGGGCTGGGTGCCCGCCGTACCGCAGTGGGCCTGGGCGCTGATCGTGATGGTCGTGCTCACCGGCACCAACCTCGTGTCCGTCGGCTCCTACGGCGAGTTCGAGTTCTGGTTCGCCGGCATCAAGGTCGTCGCCATCGGCGCCTTCATCGTCATCGGCGGCCTCGCCGTGTTCGGCGTGCTCCCCGGCGTCGACAGCGAGCAGGCGGGCCTGTCCAACCTCACCGCGCACGGCGGCTTCCTGCCCAACGGGCCGGGGGCGATCCTCACCGGTGTGCTGCTGGTCGTCTTCTCGTTCATGGGCAGCGAGATCGCGACCCTGGCGGCCGGCGAGTCCGAGGACCCGCAGCGCGCCGTCACCAAGTCGACCAACAGCATCATCTGGCGCATCGCCGTCTTCTACCTGGGCTCGATCCTCGTCGTCGTCTCGCTGCTGCCGTGGGACTCCAAGTCCATCCAGGACAAGGGCTCCTACGTGGCCGCGCTGGACTCGCTGGGCATCGCGCACGCCGGTCAGATCATGAACTTCATCGTGCTGACCTCGGTGCTGTCCTGTCTCAACTCCGGCCTGTACACCGCCTCCCGGATGGCCTTCTCGCTCGGTGAGCGCGGGGACGCGCCGAAGTCGTTCGCGAAGACCACCGAGCGGGGTGTGCCGCGCACCGCGATCCTGGTGTCCGTGGTGTTCGGGTTCGTGGCCGTGTTCTTCAACTACAAGTTCCCGGACTCCGTCTTCCTGTTCCTGGTGAACTCCAGCGGTGCCGTCGCCCTGTTCGTGTGGCTGGTGATCTGCTTCTCGCAGCTGCGGATGCGCAAGATCATCCAGGCGGAGGCGCCGGAGAAGCTGGTCGTGCGGATGTGGCTGTACCCCTACCTGACCTGGGCGACCGCCGCGCTGATCGTCTTCGTCCTCGGCTACATGCTCACCGACACCGAGCACGACGGACGCCGGACCGTGCTGCTGTCGCTGCTGGTGGCGGGCGTGGTGCTGGCCATCGCCGTGGTCCGGCAGAAGCTCGGCTCCGGCAGGGAGCGGCAGCGGGACGAGGTCACCAGCGGCTGA
- a CDS encoding FAD-binding oxidoreductase has product MNLPGTTDLLLLRPGDAGYAEETAGFQTGFVRRPAVVLGARSAGDVAAAVRYAAARDLPLAVQATGHGVPGPLEGGVLVTTRRMDRVAVDPAARTARIEAGVRWGEVVAAAAPYGLAPPNGSATSVGAVGYTLGGGLGILARAAGHAADRVRSLDVVTGDGRTHRAVREGSELYWGLLGGGPGLGIVTAMEIELVPVGRLYGGSLAFDGRRVDPAAVLAAYEAWTWTVPDELTSSFAAVPYPDLPALPPGLRGRYVVSVRVAYPGTDGERLVAPLREIGPVLADSLREMPYAESRTIHSDPEVPHAYYGDSVVLGRLDVDRVAEVLRRTGPAADGADPMVVVQINHLGGALARPAPNAVPFREGRFLLRLLTAGDRQRARALLDPAFARLTPDVLGRAVNFAFGAGDRTEGLHEPGTRKRLAGLRSSYDPANLFRSV; this is encoded by the coding sequence ATGAACCTTCCCGGCACCACGGATCTGCTGCTGCTCCGCCCCGGCGACGCCGGTTACGCGGAGGAGACCGCCGGTTTCCAGACCGGCTTCGTACGGCGGCCCGCCGTCGTCCTCGGCGCTCGATCGGCCGGGGACGTGGCGGCCGCCGTGCGGTACGCGGCCGCGCGGGACCTGCCGCTGGCCGTCCAGGCGACCGGCCACGGCGTGCCCGGCCCGCTGGAGGGCGGGGTCCTGGTCACCACGCGCCGCATGGACCGCGTCGCCGTCGACCCGGCCGCCCGCACGGCCCGGATCGAGGCGGGCGTGCGCTGGGGCGAGGTGGTGGCGGCCGCCGCCCCCTACGGGCTGGCTCCGCCCAACGGCTCGGCGACCTCCGTCGGGGCGGTGGGCTACACGCTGGGCGGCGGCCTGGGCATCCTCGCCCGCGCGGCCGGTCACGCCGCCGACCGGGTGCGCTCCCTGGACGTCGTGACCGGCGACGGGCGCACACACCGGGCGGTGCGCGAGGGCTCGGAGCTGTACTGGGGGCTGCTCGGCGGCGGCCCCGGGCTCGGGATCGTCACCGCGATGGAGATCGAGCTGGTCCCCGTCGGCCGGCTGTACGGCGGTTCGCTCGCCTTCGACGGGCGGCGCGTCGATCCGGCGGCCGTGCTGGCGGCGTACGAGGCGTGGACTTGGACGGTGCCGGACGAGCTGACGTCGTCCTTCGCCGCCGTGCCGTATCCGGACCTCCCGGCGCTGCCGCCGGGGCTGCGGGGCCGGTATGTGGTGTCCGTGCGGGTGGCGTACCCCGGCACGGACGGGGAGCGGCTGGTGGCGCCGCTGCGGGAGATCGGGCCGGTGCTGGCCGACTCGCTGCGGGAGATGCCGTACGCCGAGAGCCGCACCATCCACAGCGACCCGGAGGTGCCGCACGCCTACTACGGGGACAGCGTGGTGCTGGGCCGGCTGGACGTGGACCGGGTGGCCGAGGTGCTGCGGCGCACCGGGCCGGCCGCGGACGGCGCGGACCCCATGGTCGTCGTGCAGATCAACCATCTCGGCGGGGCGCTGGCGCGGCCCGCGCCGAACGCGGTGCCGTTCCGGGAGGGGCGGTTCCTGCTGCGGCTGCTGACGGCGGGCGACCGGCAGCGGGCCCGCGCGCTGCTGGACCCGGCGTTCGCGCGGCTTACGCCGGACGTCCTGGGCCGCGCCGTGAACTTCGCGTTCGGCGCGGGCGACCGGACCGAGGGGCTGCACGAGCCGGGGACGCGGAAGAGGCTCGCCGGGCTGAGGTCGTCGTACGACCCGGCGAACCTCTTCCGTTCCGTCTAG
- a CDS encoding biotin transporter BioY, which produces MSTATATSLARPGQVLADLLPASRVRDIALVAGGAVLTGLAAQLAVPVPGSPVPVTGQTFAALLVGTALGAGRGFLSLALYALAGIAGVPWFAEGGSGAAAPSFGYVLGMLLAATVVGALARRGADRSPWRMAGAMLLGEAIIYAVGVPYLALALDLSASAALAAGLIPFLVGDALKAALAMGALPAAWKLVGKR; this is translated from the coding sequence ATGAGCACCGCCACCGCCACCTCCCTCGCCCGCCCGGGCCAGGTCCTCGCCGACCTGCTCCCGGCCTCCCGCGTCCGCGACATCGCCCTGGTCGCCGGCGGTGCCGTGCTCACCGGTCTCGCGGCCCAGCTCGCGGTACCCGTGCCCGGCTCCCCGGTCCCGGTGACCGGCCAGACCTTCGCCGCGCTGCTCGTCGGCACCGCCCTCGGCGCCGGCCGCGGCTTCCTCTCCCTGGCGCTGTACGCGCTGGCCGGCATCGCGGGCGTGCCGTGGTTCGCGGAGGGCGGCTCCGGCGCCGCGGCCCCGTCCTTCGGCTACGTCCTCGGCATGCTGCTCGCCGCGACCGTCGTCGGCGCCCTCGCCCGCCGCGGCGCCGACCGCTCCCCGTGGCGGATGGCGGGCGCGATGCTGCTCGGCGAGGCGATCATCTACGCGGTCGGCGTGCCGTACCTGGCCCTGGCCCTCGACCTGTCCGCCTCCGCCGCCCTCGCGGCCGGCCTCATCCCGTTCCTGGTCGGCGACGCCCTGAAGGCGGCCCTCGCGATGGGCGCCCTGCCCGCCGCCTGGAAGCTCGTCGGCAAGCGCTGA
- a CDS encoding amino acid permease, whose amino-acid sequence MPTSTAQETPPQADASLSHGLKQRHLSMIALGGVIGAGLFVGSGAGIAAAGPSIVVAYVLSGLLVMLVMRMLGEMSAAYPSSGSFSAHAERAIGPWAGFTAGWSFWVLLCTAVGLEGIGAAKIVSGWLPGTPEWAWVALFMVVFCGANLAAVKNFGEFEFWFAALKVLAISLFLVLGVLAILGVLPGTDAPGTANLTGEGGFLPGGGEGLVIGLLASVFAYGGLETVTIAAAESEDPVRGVASAVRTAMWRIALFYIGSMAVVVTLVPWNSAEIVEKGPYVATLDHLGIPGAGQLMNVVVLVALLSAMNANIYGSSRIAYSLVRRGQGPKALGRVSGGVPRLAVLASSVFGFVCVLLSYWRPDDVFPWLLNMIGAVILVVWIFIAVSQLRLRRRVEREAPEKLVVRMWAFPVLTWVALAGMAAIFVLMAREPDTRVQLYSTGGMTLFLALVGYLWQRRNAGN is encoded by the coding sequence ATGCCCACCAGCACCGCTCAGGAGACGCCGCCGCAGGCGGACGCCTCCCTCTCCCATGGCTTGAAACAGCGCCACCTGTCGATGATCGCCCTCGGCGGCGTGATCGGCGCGGGCCTGTTCGTCGGCTCCGGCGCCGGCATCGCCGCCGCCGGCCCCTCGATCGTCGTCGCCTACGTCCTCTCCGGCCTCCTGGTGATGCTGGTGATGCGGATGCTGGGCGAGATGTCGGCCGCGTATCCGTCGTCGGGCTCCTTCTCCGCGCACGCCGAGCGGGCCATCGGTCCCTGGGCGGGCTTCACGGCCGGCTGGTCGTTCTGGGTGCTGCTGTGCACCGCGGTCGGCCTGGAGGGCATCGGCGCGGCGAAGATCGTCAGCGGCTGGCTGCCGGGCACGCCCGAGTGGGCGTGGGTGGCGCTGTTCATGGTGGTCTTCTGCGGGGCGAACCTGGCCGCGGTGAAGAACTTCGGCGAGTTCGAGTTCTGGTTCGCGGCGCTGAAGGTCCTCGCGATCTCGCTGTTCCTGGTGCTGGGCGTGCTCGCCATCCTGGGCGTGCTGCCGGGCACCGACGCGCCGGGCACCGCGAACCTCACGGGCGAGGGAGGCTTCCTGCCGGGCGGCGGCGAGGGCCTGGTCATCGGCCTGCTCGCCTCGGTGTTCGCGTACGGCGGCCTGGAGACGGTGACCATCGCGGCGGCCGAGTCCGAGGACCCGGTGCGCGGCGTCGCGAGCGCGGTCCGCACCGCGATGTGGCGTATCGCGCTGTTCTACATCGGCTCGATGGCGGTCGTGGTGACCCTGGTGCCGTGGAACTCGGCGGAGATCGTCGAGAAGGGCCCGTACGTGGCCACCCTCGACCACCTCGGCATCCCCGGCGCGGGCCAGCTGATGAACGTGGTCGTGCTGGTCGCCCTGCTGTCGGCGATGAACGCCAACATCTACGGCTCCTCGCGCATCGCCTACTCGCTGGTGCGGCGCGGGCAGGGCCCGAAGGCGCTGGGCCGGGTGTCGGGCGGGGTGCCGCGGCTCGCGGTGCTGGCGTCCTCGGTGTTCGGCTTCGTGTGCGTGCTGCTCAGCTACTGGCGCCCGGACGACGTCTTCCCCTGGCTGCTGAACATGATCGGCGCGGTGATCCTGGTCGTCTGGATCTTCATCGCGGTCTCGCAGCTGCGACTGCGCCGCCGGGTGGAGCGGGAGGCGCCGGAGAAGCTGGTCGTGCGGATGTGGGCGTTCCCGGTGCTGACCTGGGTGGCGCTGGCCGGCATGGCGGCGATCTTCGTCCTGATGGCGCGGGAGCCGGACACCCGGGTGCAGCTGTACTCGACGGGTGGCATGACGCTGTTCCTGGCGCTCGTCGGATACCTCTGGCAGCGCAGGAACGCGGGGAACTGA
- a CDS encoding superoxide dismutase, whose amino-acid sequence MPVYTLPELPYDYSALAPVISPEIIELHHDKHHAAYVKGANDTLEQLAEARDKEQWGSINGLEKNLAFHLSGHILHSIYWHNMTGDGGGEPLEKDGVGELADAIAESFGSFANFKTQLSKAAATTQGSGWGVLAYEPLSGRLIVEQVYDHQGNVGQGSTPILVFDAWEHAFYLQYKNQKADFIEAMWQVVNWQDVARRYEAAKSRADVLLLAP is encoded by the coding sequence ATGCCCGTCTACACGCTGCCCGAACTGCCGTACGACTACTCCGCGCTCGCCCCCGTGATCAGCCCGGAGATCATCGAGCTGCACCACGACAAGCACCACGCGGCCTACGTGAAGGGCGCCAACGACACGCTGGAGCAGCTCGCCGAGGCGCGCGACAAGGAGCAGTGGGGCTCGATCAACGGCCTGGAGAAGAACTTGGCCTTCCACCTGTCCGGGCACATCCTGCACTCCATCTACTGGCACAACATGACCGGTGACGGTGGCGGCGAGCCGCTGGAGAAGGACGGCGTGGGCGAGCTGGCGGACGCCATCGCCGAGTCGTTCGGCTCCTTCGCGAACTTCAAGACGCAGCTGTCGAAGGCAGCCGCGACCACCCAGGGTTCGGGCTGGGGCGTGCTGGCGTACGAGCCGCTGAGCGGCCGGCTGATCGTCGAGCAGGTCTACGACCACCAGGGCAACGTCGGGCAGGGCTCCACGCCGATCCTCGTCTTCGACGCCTGGGAGCACGCCTTCTACCTCCAGTACAAGAACCAGAAGGCCGACTTCATCGAGGCGATGTGGCAGGTCGTCAACTGGCAGGACGTCGCCCGCCGTTACGAGGCCGCCAAGTCCCGCGCGGACGTGCTGCTGCTGGCGCCGTGA
- a CDS encoding histidine phosphatase family protein has product MTATLLLARHGQTVWHAENRYAGVSDIALTDTGRAQAEALGRWIGEHPVDAVWTSPLSRAVATAEPACRTLGLTPHREPDLRECDFGTVEGRTLAEFAGQNPAHADAYRADPVAHPFPGAEDPAAAAERGAAALHRIATAHPGERVLVVAHNTLLRLVLCRLLGIPLADYRRVFPRLRNAAVTELRLDPATGTAGLLSLNVPTT; this is encoded by the coding sequence ATGACCGCGACCCTCCTCCTCGCCCGCCACGGCCAGACCGTCTGGCACGCCGAGAACCGCTACGCCGGCGTCAGCGACATCGCCCTCACCGACACCGGCCGCGCCCAGGCCGAGGCCCTGGGCCGCTGGATCGGGGAGCACCCGGTCGACGCGGTGTGGACCTCGCCGCTGTCCCGCGCGGTGGCCACCGCCGAGCCCGCCTGCCGGACCCTCGGGCTGACCCCGCACCGCGAACCGGACCTGCGCGAATGCGACTTCGGGACGGTGGAGGGCCGCACGCTCGCCGAGTTCGCCGGGCAGAACCCGGCCCACGCGGACGCCTACCGGGCCGACCCGGTGGCCCACCCCTTCCCCGGCGCCGAGGACCCGGCGGCGGCGGCCGAGCGCGGTGCCGCCGCGCTGCACCGCATCGCGACCGCCCACCCCGGCGAGCGGGTCCTGGTCGTCGCCCACAACACCCTGCTCCGCCTCGTGCTGTGCCGCCTGCTCGGCATCCCGCTCGCCGACTACCGCCGCGTCTTCCCGAGACTGCGCAACGCCGCCGTCACCGAGCTGCGCCTCGACCCGGCGACGGGCACCGCGGGCCTGCTCTCGCTCAACGTCCCCACCACCTGA
- a CDS encoding FGGY family carbohydrate kinase: MADDRAAWLGIDLGTQSVRALLVTGDGTVCGSGAVPVTGRRDGVRHEQDPEQWWTAVCAAARQALRARPAPRPGALAVCGTSGTVLLTDRAGRPRGPALMYDDGRAAAEAARLRAAGLAVQDTWALPKALWLASAHGPGRVTHQPDVITARLTGRPVPTDSSHALKTAYDVEAEAWPDVPGVPVEALPEVVRPGTVLGQVCPAAADATGIPAGTPVVAGMTDGCAAQLASGALREGAWNSVLGTTLVLKGAARRPVRDGTGVVYNHRAPDGRWLPGGASSVGAGVLTARFPDADPAAMDREAAAFEPAGAVAYPLVSPGERFPFRAPEATALLLGEPASDADLWAALLQGVGLVERLCLDYLHHLGAPLDGPLTFTGGATRSPYWTQLRTDILGRPVRLPAHPEPALGMAALACHAATGTPLTDVTDRMVRIRATVHPRHTDRYTAPYLRLLDALESRGWLPGPVAAHARGRAERNTGGS; this comes from the coding sequence ATGGCGGACGACAGGGCGGCCTGGCTCGGCATCGACCTCGGCACCCAGAGCGTGCGCGCGCTGCTCGTCACCGGCGACGGCACGGTCTGCGGCTCCGGCGCCGTGCCGGTCACCGGCCGCCGCGACGGCGTACGGCACGAGCAGGACCCCGAGCAGTGGTGGACCGCCGTGTGCGCGGCGGCCCGGCAGGCCCTGCGCGCCCGCCCCGCGCCGCGCCCCGGCGCGCTCGCGGTGTGCGGCACCTCCGGGACCGTGCTGCTGACGGACCGCGCGGGACGCCCCCGCGGCCCGGCGCTGATGTACGACGACGGGCGCGCGGCGGCCGAGGCGGCCCGGCTGCGCGCGGCGGGACTCGCCGTGCAGGACACCTGGGCGCTGCCGAAGGCGCTGTGGCTGGCGTCCGCCCACGGACCGGGCCGCGTCACCCACCAGCCCGACGTGATCACGGCCCGGCTCACCGGCCGTCCGGTGCCCACCGATTCCAGCCACGCGCTGAAGACGGCGTACGACGTGGAGGCCGAGGCCTGGCCCGACGTGCCCGGCGTCCCCGTGGAGGCCCTGCCGGAGGTGGTCCGCCCCGGCACGGTGCTCGGGCAGGTCTGCCCGGCCGCCGCCGACGCCACCGGCATCCCCGCCGGCACCCCGGTCGTCGCCGGGATGACCGACGGCTGCGCGGCCCAGCTCGCCTCCGGCGCGCTGCGCGAGGGCGCGTGGAATTCGGTGCTGGGGACGACGCTGGTCCTGAAGGGCGCGGCCCGCCGGCCGGTGCGCGACGGCACCGGCGTGGTCTACAACCACCGGGCCCCGGACGGCCGCTGGCTGCCCGGCGGGGCGTCCAGCGTGGGCGCCGGGGTGCTCACCGCCCGCTTCCCGGACGCCGACCCCGCCGCGATGGACCGCGAGGCGGCCGCCTTCGAACCCGCCGGCGCGGTGGCCTACCCCCTGGTGTCCCCGGGCGAACGCTTCCCCTTCCGGGCCCCCGAGGCGACCGCCCTCCTCCTCGGCGAACCCGCCTCCGACGCCGACCTGTGGGCGGCCCTGCTCCAAGGGGTCGGCCTGGTGGAACGCCTCTGCCTGGACTACCTCCACCACCTGGGCGCCCCCCTCGACGGGCCCCTCACCTTCACCGGCGGCGCCACCCGCAGCCCCTACTGGACCCAGCTCCGCACCGACATCCTGGGCCGCCCGGTCCGCCTGCCCGCACACCCCGAACCGGCCCTCGGCATGGCGGCACTGGCCTGCCACGCGGCGACCGGCACCCCCCTGACCGACGTCACCGACCGCATGGTCCGCATCCGCGCCACCGTCCACCCCCGGCACACCGACCGCTACACCGCCCCCTACCTGCGCCTCCTGGACGCCCTGGAATCCCGCGGCTGGCTGCCGGGCCCCGTCGCGGCCCATGCGCGCGGCCGGGCGGAACGGAATACTGGCGGCTCATGA
- a CDS encoding sugar ABC transporter substrate-binding protein, producing the protein MDTPVHDRRRFLALTAAAATAPLLTACGAGFGGNENESDGSAADDVTGSFDWRREKGTTVKALLNKHPYTDALLADLKSFTDKTGIKVEYDVFPEDNYFDKLTVDLSSGRASYDVFMLGAYMVWQYGPPGWLEDLGPWMRNSSATDDAWDQGDFYPNLLQAGQWNLKAGAPLGQGGQYALPWGWETNVVAYNTEVFRTLGLKPAGTFDELVELAGTIKRKAPGAGFDGMYGIAVRGSRSWATIHPGFMTMYARNGLKDFTVEGGRLTPAMNSPEAVRFTEDWARMVKRGGPPSWTSYTWYQCSSDLGARKAGMLFDADTAAYFQAVKGASPASGKIAFHPGPKGPDGSLATNMWIWSLGMNAKSRRKSASWLFLQWATGKEHLRESALTHHHIDPVRRSIAQDGAYRDKMRDLPGFIETFETVVDQTRIQFTPQAQFFDATTSWASALQEIYGGENARSVLDSLADDLARKVG; encoded by the coding sequence ATGGACACGCCCGTGCACGACCGCCGCCGCTTCCTCGCCCTCACGGCCGCCGCCGCGACGGCGCCCCTGCTCACCGCCTGCGGTGCCGGGTTCGGCGGGAACGAGAACGAGAGCGACGGCTCCGCCGCCGACGACGTCACCGGTTCCTTCGACTGGAGACGGGAGAAGGGCACCACCGTCAAGGCGCTGCTGAACAAGCACCCGTACACGGACGCGCTCCTCGCCGACCTGAAGTCGTTCACGGACAAGACCGGGATCAAGGTCGAGTACGACGTCTTCCCGGAGGACAACTACTTCGACAAGCTCACCGTCGACCTCTCCAGCGGGCGCGCCTCCTACGACGTGTTCATGCTCGGCGCGTACATGGTGTGGCAGTACGGGCCGCCCGGCTGGCTGGAGGACCTCGGTCCCTGGATGCGCAACTCCTCCGCCACCGACGACGCATGGGACCAGGGCGACTTCTACCCCAACCTGCTCCAGGCCGGCCAGTGGAACCTGAAGGCGGGCGCGCCGCTCGGGCAGGGCGGGCAGTACGCGCTGCCGTGGGGCTGGGAGACCAACGTGGTCGCCTACAACACCGAGGTGTTCCGCACCCTGGGCCTGAAGCCCGCGGGGACCTTCGACGAGCTGGTGGAACTCGCCGGGACCATCAAGCGCAAGGCGCCGGGCGCCGGTTTCGACGGCATGTACGGGATCGCCGTGCGCGGGTCGCGCAGCTGGGCCACCATCCACCCCGGCTTCATGACGATGTACGCCCGCAACGGGCTGAAGGACTTCACCGTCGAGGGCGGCAGGCTCACCCCCGCCATGAACAGCCCCGAGGCCGTGCGGTTCACCGAGGACTGGGCGCGGATGGTGAAGCGGGGCGGGCCGCCGTCGTGGACGTCGTACACCTGGTACCAGTGCTCCAGCGACCTCGGCGCGCGCAAGGCCGGGATGCTGTTCGACGCGGACACGGCCGCCTACTTCCAGGCGGTGAAGGGCGCGAGCCCGGCTTCCGGGAAGATCGCCTTCCATCCGGGGCCGAAGGGCCCGGACGGCTCGCTCGCCACCAACATGTGGATCTGGTCGCTCGGCATGAACGCCAAGAGCAGGCGCAAGAGCGCCAGTTGGCTGTTCCTCCAGTGGGCGACCGGGAAGGAACACCTGCGCGAGAGCGCGCTCACCCACCACCACATCGACCCGGTGCGCCGGTCGATCGCGCAGGACGGCGCCTACCGGGACAAGATGAGGGACCTGCCCGGCTTCATCGAGACCTTCGAGACGGTCGTCGACCAGACGAGGATCCAGTTCACCCCGCAGGCGCAGTTCTTCGACGCGACGACCAGCTGGGCGTCGGCGCTCCAGGAGATCTACGGCGGCGAGAACGCCCGCTCGGTCCTCGACTCCCTCGCCGACGACCTCGCCCGCAAGGTCGGCTAG
- a CDS encoding sugar ABC transporter permease, with translation MRQALRPYLLIVPALLLTCGILYPFGLGLYYTLFDFAASKPRPDMVGLDNYRTVLTEESFWNSAWVTVLYAVGAAGFETVLGVAVALLLNRSSLVGRVLEKILILPLMIAPVIAAIIWKLMLQPSVGVVNHLLRPFGLGGVQWTDTPTGALLSSIAVDVWVYTPFVAILALAGLRSLPASPFEAAAVDGADWWYTFRRLTLPMLWPYVLVALIFRFMDSLKVFDIIYALTEGGPGDSTVVLQIRAYLEAIRFQRYSFGISYTVVLWAVVYLAAMVLVRHLGRIQRRAAEVTR, from the coding sequence GTGCGACAGGCGCTGCGCCCCTATCTGCTCATCGTCCCGGCACTGCTGCTGACCTGCGGCATCCTCTACCCGTTCGGGCTCGGCCTGTACTACACGCTCTTCGACTTCGCGGCGAGCAAGCCGCGGCCGGACATGGTCGGCCTCGACAACTACCGGACCGTCCTCACCGAGGAGTCCTTCTGGAACTCGGCCTGGGTGACGGTGCTGTACGCGGTCGGGGCGGCCGGGTTCGAGACCGTGCTCGGTGTCGCGGTGGCCCTGCTGCTGAACCGGTCGTCGCTGGTCGGGCGGGTGCTGGAGAAGATCCTGATCCTGCCGCTGATGATCGCCCCGGTGATCGCGGCGATCATCTGGAAGCTGATGCTCCAGCCGTCGGTGGGGGTGGTGAACCACCTGCTGAGACCGTTCGGGCTGGGCGGCGTGCAGTGGACGGACACGCCGACGGGCGCGCTGCTGTCGTCGATCGCCGTGGACGTGTGGGTGTACACCCCGTTCGTCGCGATCCTCGCGCTGGCCGGGCTGCGGTCCCTGCCCGCCTCCCCGTTCGAGGCGGCGGCCGTGGACGGGGCCGACTGGTGGTACACGTTCCGCCGGCTGACGCTGCCCATGCTGTGGCCGTACGTCCTGGTGGCGCTGATTTTCCGGTTCATGGACTCGCTGAAGGTCTTCGACATCATCTACGCCCTCACCGAGGGCGGGCCCGGCGACTCCACCGTGGTGCTGCAGATCCGGGCGTACCTGGAGGCGATCCGCTTCCAGCGCTACTCCTTCGGGATCAGCTACACGGTCGTGCTGTGGGCCGTGGTCTACCTGGCCGCGATGGTGCTCGTCCGGCACCTGGGGCGGATCCAGCGCCGGGCCGCGGAGGTGACCAGGTGA